In a genomic window of Candidatus Thermoplasmatota archaeon:
- a CDS encoding isocitrate/isopropylmalate dehydrogenase family protein translates to MSKYHIAVLPGDGVGKDVIDAARLVLDAIDLNAEYLLGDIGWEFWKKEGNALPDRTLQLLRETDCCLFGAITSKPASDAQKELHPSLQNKGLTYTSPIVRLRQEFNLHTNLRPCKAYAGNPLNYKDGIDLVVFRENTEDLYAGVEFRPVPKSVFDALMINKNMKKFEHIPLEDIAISCRINTKKASQNIVRQAFEYAQKNKRKSVTLVEKPNVLRQTSGLILEEARKIAQEYPSIEFKEANIDAICMWLIKNPHDYDVLVASNMFGDIISDLAAQLVGGLGFASSGNIGDEYAVFEPTHGSAPKYAGQYKVNPIAMILSVKLMLEWLGEKKHAKKVEQAVADVILEGKYRTYDMGGKNTTLEVAQAIADKIQ, encoded by the coding sequence ATGTCAAAGTATCATATCGCAGTTCTGCCGGGGGACGGTGTTGGAAAAGATGTTATAGACGCAGCCCGGTTAGTCCTTGACGCAATAGATTTGAATGCTGAATATCTCCTTGGTGACATCGGTTGGGAATTCTGGAAAAAAGAAGGTAATGCGCTTCCTGATCGAACCTTACAACTTTTACGAGAAACCGATTGTTGTTTATTTGGTGCTATTACGTCGAAACCTGCTTCTGATGCACAAAAGGAGTTGCATCCGTCGTTACAAAATAAGGGTTTGACCTATACCAGTCCAATTGTTCGTCTTCGACAAGAATTTAACTTGCATACAAATCTACGACCGTGCAAAGCATATGCAGGAAACCCCTTAAATTATAAAGATGGTATTGATCTTGTCGTTTTTCGTGAAAACACCGAGGATCTTTATGCAGGCGTTGAATTTCGGCCGGTTCCAAAATCTGTTTTTGATGCATTAATGATCAACAAAAATATGAAAAAGTTTGAACATATCCCGCTTGAAGATATTGCGATCTCCTGTAGAATTAATACAAAAAAAGCATCACAGAATATTGTCCGTCAGGCTTTTGAATATGCACAGAAAAACAAACGAAAGTCGGTTACTCTTGTAGAAAAACCTAATGTTTTACGACAGACAAGTGGTTTGATTCTTGAGGAAGCTCGGAAAATCGCACAAGAGTATCCTTCGATTGAATTTAAAGAGGCTAACATTGACGCAATCTGTATGTGGCTTATCAAAAATCCACATGACTACGATGTATTGGTTGCATCAAATATGTTTGGAGATATTATCTCTGACCTTGCAGCACAGCTTGTTGGAGGACTTGGTTTTGCTTCAAGTGGCAACATCGGAGATGAGTATGCAGTGTTTGAACCTACCCATGGTTCTGCACCAAAATATGCTGGACAGTATAAGGTAAATCCAATTGCTATGATTCTATCGGTGAAATTAATGCTTGAGTGGCTTGGTGAAAAAAAACATGCCAAGAAAGTTGAGCAAGCAGTTGCTGATGTTATTCTAGAAGGAAAATATCGAACCTATGATATGGGTGGGAAGAATACTACTCTGGAAGTAGCTCAAGCAATTGCTGATAAAATACAATAA
- the mptA gene encoding GTP cyclohydrolase MptA, which translates to MQPVDLPDVQSRLTTSQFKLTRVGVTGVKKLVHIQRPNKKTTLPLTVTMDLFVDLPATQKGSHMSRNLEIVAEIIDQNIKQPVSDLETFCATIAQRLLEKHGYATYAEIRAEADYFLDVMYPNGKTGAEPYKLVAEAQVRNTGELTKLIGVKVIGMTACPCAMEVVQKIHKNNTKKIAPTHNQRNLGTLIMQVPQNVGTVDADDLIKIVEQSFSSPTYSILKRKEEAELVVYAHERPKFVEDVVRDILSYVLKRYGDLPDDVLVIARSESFESIHKHNAFAERVTTLGELRRK; encoded by the coding sequence ATGCAACCGGTCGATTTACCTGATGTTCAATCCAGATTAACCACATCTCAGTTTAAACTTACTCGAGTTGGTGTTACTGGCGTTAAAAAACTCGTTCATATCCAGAGACCAAATAAGAAAACAACGTTGCCTTTGACGGTAACCATGGATCTTTTTGTTGATCTTCCTGCCACACAAAAAGGTAGCCATATGTCTCGAAATCTCGAAATCGTTGCAGAGATTATTGATCAAAACATCAAACAGCCGGTTTCTGATCTTGAAACGTTTTGTGCAACCATAGCGCAACGACTTCTTGAAAAACATGGTTATGCTACCTATGCTGAAATTCGAGCAGAGGCAGATTATTTCCTTGATGTGATGTATCCTAATGGTAAAACTGGTGCTGAACCATATAAACTAGTTGCCGAAGCGCAGGTGCGGAACACTGGTGAACTCACGAAACTTATTGGGGTTAAAGTTATTGGTATGACGGCATGCCCGTGTGCCATGGAGGTTGTACAAAAAATTCATAAAAACAATACAAAAAAAATTGCGCCAACTCATAATCAACGCAATCTTGGTACATTAATTATGCAAGTGCCTCAGAATGTAGGTACTGTTGATGCCGATGATTTGATAAAGATTGTTGAACAATCATTTAGTTCACCGACATATAGCATTTTGAAAAGAAAAGAGGAAGCGGAGTTGGTTGTTTATGCTCATGAGCGACCAAAATTTGTGGAAGATGTTGTACGAGATATTTTGTCTTATGTTCTCAAACGCTATGGTGATCTTCCTGATGATGTTCTCGTTATCGCTCGGAGCGAAAGCTTTGAATCAATTCATAAGCATAATGCGTTTGCTGAACGTGTAACAACTCTTGGTGAACTGAGACGAAAATAA
- the ilvA gene encoding threonine ammonia-lyase: protein MLTLEEISDAYEILKPIVRHTPLEKSKTFSQLTKENVYLKLENLQTTGSFKIRGAYNKIYHLTEKEKKRGVVCASAGNHAQGVAYASALLHVKSTVFMPIYTPPTKILATKSYGANVVLEGKTYDDAYEVAKEYATKNNKVLIPAFNDEYVIAGQGTIGIEVAEDLQKIDATVIPVGGGGLISGIAVALKSLRDNVKIIGVEAEGAQSMKQSLAKNKIDHLKRMDTIADGIAVKTPGDITFELAKKYVDKVVTVTDEEIADALYLLLQRAKLVVEPAGATSLAAILSKKVSFPGKNIVALISGGNINLSLLTQIIEQGMMKNKLLVKISIIVNDKPKFLRDILTVLANLGANVQSISHNRGTTSVPVGYVKISITLQTLGEEQIKTIKKAFDQKKLKYQILH from the coding sequence ATGTTGACGTTAGAAGAGATATCAGATGCATATGAAATTCTTAAACCGATAGTACGACATACGCCTCTTGAAAAATCAAAAACTTTTTCGCAATTAACAAAAGAAAATGTGTATCTTAAGCTTGAAAACCTCCAAACAACAGGATCTTTTAAAATACGAGGAGCATATAACAAAATTTATCATTTAACGGAAAAAGAAAAAAAGAGAGGCGTGGTATGTGCTTCAGCGGGGAATCATGCACAGGGTGTAGCCTACGCTTCTGCTCTCTTACATGTGAAAAGCACTGTTTTCATGCCGATTTATACTCCACCAACAAAGATTCTTGCTACAAAATCATATGGAGCTAACGTCGTTCTTGAGGGGAAGACCTATGATGATGCTTATGAGGTTGCAAAAGAATATGCAACAAAAAATAACAAGGTATTAATCCCTGCCTTTAATGATGAATATGTCATCGCAGGACAAGGTACCATAGGAATAGAAGTTGCTGAGGATCTACAAAAAATTGATGCAACGGTTATCCCTGTTGGTGGTGGAGGGTTAATATCTGGTATTGCTGTAGCGTTAAAATCGTTGAGGGACAACGTAAAAATTATTGGTGTCGAGGCTGAAGGTGCTCAGTCGATGAAACAATCTTTAGCAAAAAACAAAATCGACCATCTTAAAAGAATGGATACAATTGCTGATGGGATAGCAGTGAAAACACCAGGTGATATTACATTTGAATTAGCAAAAAAGTATGTTGATAAGGTTGTAACAGTTACTGATGAAGAAATTGCTGATGCTCTTTATTTATTGTTGCAGAGAGCAAAATTGGTTGTTGAACCAGCTGGAGCAACGTCACTTGCTGCAATTCTTAGTAAAAAAGTGTCATTTCCTGGAAAAAACATCGTTGCATTAATAAGCGGGGGAAATATCAATTTGTCCCTTCTTACGCAAATTATTGAACAGGGAATGATGAAAAATAAACTTTTAGTTAAAATATCAATTATTGTCAATGATAAACCAAAATTTCTCAGAGATATTCTTACGGTATTAGCGAATCTTGGTGCAAATGTTCAATCGATTTCTCATAATAGAGGTACAACATCGGTACCAGTTGGTTATGTAAAAATTTCTATTACTTTACAAACATTAGGTGAAGAACAAATAAAAACCATAAAAAAAGCATTTGATCAAAAAAAATTAAAATACCAAATACTACATTAA
- a CDS encoding DUF1805 domain-containing protein has protein sequence MRTKKISIGTGEVLGFLIKLNNAPLIILQAKKGYVMCGYLDMCTADKLGDIAGKITGVKNFEDALNSTIVEVSENAKKMGLYEGMSIKEFLHLLL, from the coding sequence ATGAGAACAAAGAAAATTAGCATAGGAACTGGAGAGGTGCTTGGATTTTTAATTAAGCTCAACAATGCACCACTGATCATTTTACAAGCTAAAAAGGGATATGTAATGTGTGGTTATCTTGATATGTGCACGGCGGATAAACTTGGTGATATCGCTGGAAAAATAACTGGAGTTAAGAATTTTGAAGATGCACTTAATTCGACGATCGTTGAAGTATCAGAAAATGCGAAAAAAATGGGTTTATATGAAGGGATGAGCATAAAAGAATTTTTGCATCTACTCCTGTAG